In Zingiber officinale cultivar Zhangliang chromosome 3A, Zo_v1.1, whole genome shotgun sequence, the DNA window ATTGGGACATGCCACTGGGTTGTTCAGGGCCTTAGCTCCCCAGCTCAGGAAATCCAGActgaaaataaagaagaaaaattaaaaccatgtcaGTTGGTCCAGGTCATCATGTGGTTTGATTGATCCTCGAACAGAGTTAAGTGATCTATGACTGCTATAGGGCTCCAAATTACTGAATTTGGCACCAAATTTTGGTTGACTTGGTCAAGCTAGCAAGTCCAGTCCCCCTTCCAAAGAACACTAACTGAAGGTGAAGTAGTTTCATAAATTCAGGACACTAGAAACTTTAGTTATCAACTGCTTTGAAGGAATGAGTGTCGTAGCAGTCTAAACATAGGACTTGTCAAGGGTGTCCCCTTGTTATTCTTTGCTAACACAGACCCTGCTATATTCATCTTTCTTATTTACAAGTAAAATAAAGGTTGAAACTTTAAACACACGCTTCACAAATTAATTTGAACAATGGTTCCAGCTGCACCACCTCCCTCCTCCTCACACGCACTCTCACACCATAAAATGCACAGAACAGAAGTATTGCAACTAAACTAAAGCCTCAAGATCCTCTCCAGAGTAGAAGATAAACTCTTAccgtttcttctcctcttccaatCTTTGTCTTTCATGCAAATCAAGACTAGGGCTTTCAGACTTGCTTAAGACCGAATTTGATATGCTCCTACTCCTCTGCCTTCTGTGTCTTCTTGGTGGCGGAGATCGACTAACTCTTCTTTGAGGACTTGGAGAGTGACTCTTTCGCCATCTTGGTGAAGGAGAACGACTTCTTCTACAAATAGAGAGATGTTTTCAGACAATTACATTAATAACATTTAGAAACGCTCAACAGTTAGGAAAAACCATTATTCTCCAGGCACGACCTTAAACAAAAAGATATAAAAGCAGGCAAGTGAACGCTCATGGGAATTAAGGCAGATCACCTATAAGAATAGGGGGATCGGCTGCGATCccttctgctcctcctgctgctgtaCCGGGGAGAAGGAGAGCGCCTTCTCCTATAAGAAGGAGATCGAGATACCGTCCGAGGCATTTCTTTTTgtacaagctcaatcaatctagcAAAAAAAGAtccgattaaaaaaaaatttaaaggacAAAAACAAACTTCTCTGGCAACAATAATCCCATAAACAATCAAagcaaaataacaaaaaaaaaacgacATATTGAACAGATAAGTCATTTagactaatatcaacaaaaaaattttaattttaccaAAAACCATAGCCTCCGATTGTCGATATTTTCATCCAAGGACCGGAAGAAACCAAAATTAGTTGCCACGCAGGAGTACGAAAGGCGATTGTCACGGAAAATAGAAGGGATTACCGCAGCCAAACGAGGCGATTGCTCGACGGGATGCAATCTGGAGGCGGGGGGGCCGAGGAAGAGAAAGATTGAAGCAGCCGATTGGAACTAGTCCACGAGATCGGAGGTGGAAAATAAAATTAGGGATTGGGAGGCGAAGAATAATAATATTGGCGGAAGTACCAAACCGGCCGAATGTCTCGGCCCATTTAAACCTAAATCGGCCCATGCAAACTGTTGGGAAACTTGTGAGAAGCATCCAAGTTGAGATGCAAAATATAATTGAGTGTTAAAGTTAATTATATGATTTTCATAAATCACATTATGGATTCTAAATAGTcataaaagtattttatttttttttactttcattGGCACTaaattctttcttttttgtaaaatttttcatTGAATATTAGTCAAAATATAGTTCTCGTGAGGCTCAATTCAAaacattaaataatttttataaacctTGTAAATTATAGTATGGTTCTAATTAGCTACAAATACATCACTTATTTTAGTCAActattttcttagattttttttatttaggagTGCTAGAGGATTAAGGAAAAGGCTTTAGGATAGAAGGTTTGCACAGGCtcgaaaagattttatttttatcatcAATTTTTTATCAATATTTCAAATCGTTAGTGTCTAATTAAGATAAATTGAACTAATTAGAATGCGTTATTATTTCATTGTCAACGATTATGTTGATTATCGATTTATATGATAAGGGCATTCTAAGTTCATAAACATGATACACTTAATTAGATAGATCCGGGTAAATCGACTAGAAGGGATGTTGAATAATCTGAAAAAATAAATCTAGACATTTCTCGTTCTTTGGACTCAGGTTAACAACAATAGTGTAATAGaaataaataatacaaaaaaTTGAAAGAAGAGATTcgaaattttacttggttataatcagggtgattgttaatccaagacaatgacaATACTAGAAAAACTCTTTTGTGtaggcagagaaacctcttacaatctttgaacgctcagactattgctaggaattgaatgcttgagttgattgattatttcctaactccaggggcctttttatagctcttgaaaattctatctataacttgagggtgcctcccaagggtatggagggcacctccaacgaGACGgtacggataaaactttatccgctacGAACGACCACTTTGGCCAGGTCGAGGGTGCCCTCTacatcatggagggcgccctcaatcatggagggtgccctctaccTGCAGCATATAAATAGCTTCATCCTTCCTTTAGATCTTCTGttgctccgttcgcttgggtgattgcggtcaatcgaaatagggctcacccaaacccaatttccgactttctcctcgagcaggcttccgctcctgcttctcgtcccttgaacgccgcatacgttcttctcgtccacctgtgtactcttccgcggcacctcgtcccttagacacACCAAGCCTGTCGGTTCTCTCCcgtatcatccttctcgctagccgcgtctactgctcgacttcttgtgctcctgaattcctgcacacttagacacagggattaaaccaaaacaggacttaacctaacttagttgatcacaccaaaaataaccttggggatcCAACAATCTTTGATGTGAGtcatccaagttaagttaggataaaacaATCATAAGGTAAAgataaaattacaaaaataaataaaattacaattatGCAATAAGGTGCAAAgataaagattttcaaaatttaaattttgaactaCCTACCACTAAATTTAATTTTCCCTTTTCCCCTTTTGATCACGAAAAAAATTAGAGTACATaataaaaatctaagggtaaaaaagttTTAACGGggaaaaaaatttgcaataaaaaaatctaagtgaaattttgaaaaacaaaattctAAGTGAAGTTTGCAagttaaatgaaaaatattttaaatgttaAACCATTAACAAAAATTGAAAACATTTAATTAACAATtttatgcttatcagtttgtcaattaaatattcaattcaaaaATTAACTTCCAGAATGTgacgaggcactaagccttcttggttattggattatcaaccacttctagacaaagccgtttaatgaatttaaatatttaatctacTATCTGAAAGCCtaatagaaattttaattcaaatattctttaagaacctaatataggttccttcctactgggttaattagaAATTTACGGGGAAcgtaattttttggaatttttataatttgactTTTATGAAATATAAAATACCAGTTCAGATTtctatatttcctaatattttcagtgtatgaacatgcatgatttttcagattttctatctttgtttttaatttatcattttctatttacAGATTACCATATAAATCTAGTGGACATGTTTTGGACAATTGTATTTTCatatctatattttctttttctaacttgcaacatTCTTTTGTTAATAACTTCACAAATTTAAACAATTTGTTaggtgggagagatcgtaccttacttaccttgtcgatcttgttgtccatagctccccctgaactgttgctttcttctgttgacgctctcccttcatcgatgctctcgatgcttatttcggatgagcttgcttcgtgttcgtcttcttggtaacttgccatcaatgcaagtctAGAGAAAGCTTTGacctctgattcggacgacgtttcgtcccacgtcgcctttagggttttatgtttgtttgtttggacgggcttcttgtctttgcctttgtccttcttcttCAATTTACAGCGATTGTCTTTTACAtacccttcttcatcgcagtggtagcattttatttccttcttcttctaccctgcacttgattaaattgtttagatttaaataatttttaaaatttacgtACCATCAGCGCTATTTCATCATCATCGAAGGAGGATTTTGACTCTTGTTCGTCCATTTTTGCTTTAAGAATAATATTGTGTTTTGGCTCCTTTTTTTGaatctgcacatcttgtttcatgaactttaaaagtagagaataattcatctaaagtAACAGATTTAAgttccttagagatataatagtCATCCACTAATGATACCCATTCTTTATTTCTAGGGAAAGCATTAaatgtgtaccttagcgaatctcggttgcttacattttctccgagattcgaaagaccggtgattagttccttgattcttgagtgaaGATGTGTGCTACAGTCTCGtcttcttctaatcggaggttgctaatctggttgcgaagtaagtcccgttttgcaagttttgcctccgagattccttcgtgaagttccaggaatttttcccagagctccttgacGGACTCGTAAGCTCTGATCCGGTTGATTTCTTGTGGCGataggacgctcagcagatgaaattctgctttgtcgtttgccacgaagtcgacttgttccttctttgtccagtggAATTTATCTTTACCTTCGGATGATGAAAAATCAACCTCcattatcaaaaataaatcaaaatcagtcTTGAAAAATAcatccatcttctttttccaattCGCGAAGTCCCCTTCGACCTTCGGTGGGTGAATGCTTGATCCGATCATCTCGTGTGATTCGTTCGacagttagtcctcttgaagcgtccttggctctgataccacttataggtcCGGGtaggtcggctagaaggggggttgaatagcctgaaaaaataaatcaagactTTTCTCGTTCTTTGGACTCGGGTTAGCAACAATAGTATAATAGAAATAAGCAATACAAAAAACTGAAAGAAGAGACTCAgaattttacttgattacaaccgaggtggctattaatccaagacaatgacaACATTAGAAAaactccttcgtgtaggcggagaagcctcttacaatctttaaacgctcagactattgctaggaattgaatgcttgagttgattgattatttcctaactccagcggcctttttatagctccttaAAATTCTATCTATAGCTTAAGGACACCTCCCAAGGGTATGGAGGACGCCTCCAGCGAGGCAgtacggataaaactttatccgctgcgaACGACCACTTTGGCCAGGTCGAGGGCCCCCTCAAggctatggagggcgccctcaatatcATAGGGTGCCCtatatggagggtgccctcaatcaTGAAGGGTGCCCTCTACCTGCAACGTATAAATAGCTCTATCTTTTCTTTGGATCTTTCGTTGCTCCATTCGCTTAGGTGATTGTGACCAAccaaaatagggttcacccgaacccaatttccggccttctcctcgagcaagcttccgctccggcttctcgtccctcgaacgtcgtgtaaattattctcgtccaccggtgtactcctCCACGACACCTCGTCCCTTAAATgcgccgagcccgtcggctctctcccatgtcatccttctcgttagccgcgtcttctgatcaacttcctgtgctcttaagttcctacacacttagacacagggattaaaccaAAACAAGATATAGTCTAACTTAATTGAttacaccaaaaataaccttaggGATCCAACAAATTATAGCTCTTGCCAACATTGagtatataaaaaaaacaaataaacaaaaactCTATTGTATAGTATTGAAGATTAAATAAATGTTGagcttaaataattaattatttttatagaaaGTTGTAAATTATTTACAAGGACTTTAGTGATTTTTTTAGGAATAAAAATATATCACgctgaaaaaaaatgaaatgtacttttttttattaaacatatttttaaagaacacaGATACATACTATTTCTGAGATATATTAAATATAACGCATTATACATTTGTACTTCTTTTCCACGATTTACGAATTATTTTCTAAATAGCCTACCATTTTAAAGCCTTTAAATGATATcctagaaagaaaaagaaaaaagaacaaAGGAAAAAGACGAGTATGATATAAGCCGTGAAGGTAttgaaaaggaaaagaagtgggaaaatgaaatgaaatagaGCAAGTTTAACCAAGCATTTCATGTGGATTTGGTAAACCATTCCTCAAAGATTGAAGGTACCCAACCTTAGAATATTAGGCACATCGGTTTGCTTTCCAATGCCTCAATAAAAGATAACTTTGGTCATGTTTGTTTTTTAATGGAGTGTCTAAATAGTCCCAAGAGATAGAATCTATCAGATAAAGTCGgccttttaaaattcaaactttgaGCCTCTTATTAAAGCAAGAAGAGCAGAGCTTGAATTTCAATGGGGATGATTCTAAAGATCTATCTTTGAACGTGCATAAGTTGTTCTTTAAATCTATGGCGACGGTAAGACAGGGAAGAAGAGTTGCATGGACGCGGCTCCAGCTAATAACTACCTGTTGGCTTGCTGCAGAATGCATCCACCTTTCCAACCACGACTGGGCTCCGCCACGCGCTGACAGAATCCTATGCATCATCCTCCACTGCCAATGTGAAACTGGAAGctgcctcctttcttctcttcgcTGCTTCCTTCCTTCCTTATTCAATGCCTTGCATGAAATGAATGATTGATTGACCACAATGCCAAGAAAGTGTATTTAATGTTTTCAGAAAACGGACAGAGGTGAGTGAGTGAGTGAGTGACAAACCAGATTGTCGACTGGCTCAAATCTCACCAATAGTACCCAGCAACGCAATGAGTATGCATGTGCTTACTTGAAAGGAAAACAAACAGGGTTTCAGTTCTTTTCCCTGCAGCCAAGTAGATCACAGAGAAATACCATTGATTGTTGCTCGAGTCAAAAATCCTTGGTTCCTGcaacataaacaaataaataaactaaCCTGGAGTTTGCGCCCATGGACTTTTGTTGTTGGCTTCCACACCTTTGCGAGGAAACCATCTAGGCATGTGTCGTCTATAAATTTCATTAGAGAAACCACACGGAGCATAAGGCTATCACCATTGTATTTCCATGGGGAAGAGTAGTTCGGTTCGCTCCCAAAGCTCCAGTAAGAGACAGTACAAGGGAGTGAGGAGGAGGAGCTGGGGATCCTGGGTCTCAGAGATCAGAGCACCACATCAGAAAACCAGGATATGGCTCGGCTCTTACTCCACACCGGAGGCCGCGGCGAGGGCTTACGATGCAGCTCTGCTCTGTGTCAGAGGCTCATCTGCCGCTCTGAACTTCCCGGCCTCCCTTCCCCCTCACCACTTTCCTGCCACTGTCATGTCGCCGAAGTCTATCCAAAGAGTTGCTGCTGCAGCAGCTGCCAATGCTAACATTGCGGGTTCACTTTCTTCTACCAATCCATCACCTCCTCTTCCTTCGCCTTCTCGATCACTTGATGCCGATGAAGATCAGCATCCTCTAATGGCAAGCTCAACTACTTCAACCGCAAATGAAAAGACGGATGATGAAGCTTTTATTGGACTTGGAACCTTCCAATCACCAAAGTTCACAGATGAGATGATCAACCAACTGATCTATTCCTGGGAGGAGTGTGAGGAGGAGATTGATGACTTCAACCTGTGGAGCTTCTTCTAGGAAAATACTTGTAGGTTCATCCAATTTTTTGCTTCTATTCGTGTTATGAACACCAAATTGCCCTTAGTTAATCTATCTACTAGATAGCAGGCAGCTGTAAAACTTTGTTCTTGATGTATTATACAACAGTCATTTCTGCAACAGGAACTGAAGGAAAAGAAAATCTAAGTTATCAGGTACTTTTCACATGAAATGAAACTCGAGATAAAAGAGTTAAGCTGTGAGTTCGATGACAATAGGAATCAGATCTCTTTCTTGTAACAATAAAAGAAGGCTCATATCTCTTTTAGCCCATATTGAATATCCAAATTTGGACTGAACATCGCAGGATCAAGTATCAACTTTAAATTGCAACAAACATTACTTTCAGTGTTTGTAGCTTGAATTGACTTGTAGAAATGAACACAAAAACAAAAAGAGATCAAGGAAAAGAAAGGATTCATTCAAAAGAAGTCATCTATGCAGACACACACATACATCCCTTTCACACTAACCTTCTGTCCTGAAAGCATGATGTTTTCCACATGGATTTAAAGGCCCATGTTTTATGTCCCACATATAGCTAGGCATATACTGAAATACGTAACAAAAAAGGATCCAAGCTAACAATAGCTGTCACCAAACATTTATATCTTATGGCATTTCAAGTAAACCACACAATCTTTATCATTATCGATGCTCATTTGTTAGCCAGCTAAATtgatttgtgtttgctgcataagTTATAGCTTGATATCTATGAAGAAGAATGGCGCAAAAGTTTGCATATT includes these proteins:
- the LOC122051022 gene encoding ethylene-responsive transcription factor ERF014-like translates to MGKSSSVRSQSSSKRQYKGVRRRSWGSWVSEIRAPHQKTRIWLGSYSTPEAAARAYDAALLCVRGSSAALNFPASLPPHHFPATVMSPKSIQRVAAAAAANANIAGSLSSTNPSPPLPSPSRSLDADEDQHPLMASSTTSTANEKTDDEAFIGLGTFQSPKFTDEMINQLIYSWEECEEEIDDFNLWSFF